One genomic region from Cataglyphis hispanica isolate Lineage 1 chromosome 11, ULB_Chis1_1.0, whole genome shotgun sequence encodes:
- the LOC126853182 gene encoding fatty acid binding protein 1-B.1-like — MAQIVGKYQYVSSENTDEFVKTIGKSELTDTFLQSTPVVEIQQNGDQWVVTVTSQDNTVTNTFKLGEVYDERFPSQSVSFTSVTTKQDNGFKTETSLTPDLKVTRVYELTDTGMIAHVSTNRSDVKAKRIYKRL, encoded by the exons ATGGCACAGATCGTCGGCAAATACCAGTACGTGTCGAGCGAGAATACGGATGAATTTGTCAAGACCATCGGCAAGTCCGAGCTCACGGACACGTTCTTGCAGTCTACGCCAGTCGTGGAGATCCAGCAGAACGGCGACCAGTGGGTAGTCACGGTCACCAGTCAGGACAATACCGTCACCAATACCTTCAAGCTCGGGGAGGTCTACGATGAGCGGTTTCCATCTCAGAGCGTCAGTTTTACT AGCGTGACCACGAAACAAGATAACGGCTTTAAGACGGAGACTTCTTTAACCCCGGATCTTAAAGTGACCAGAGTCTACGAATTAACAGACACTGGAATGATCGCG CACGTATCTACCAATAGAAGCGATGTTAAAGCCAAGCGCATATACAAAAGACTGTAA